The Mesobacillus jeotgali genome window below encodes:
- the fabI gene encoding enoyl-ACP reductase FabI: MTLSLNGKTYVVMGVANKRSIAWGIAQSLHNARANLIFTYAGERLEKSVRELAASLDENYLVLPCDVTSDEDVAKCFKDIKEASGTIYGVAHCIAFANKEELQGDYMNVSRDGFLLAHNISAYSLTAVAKEAKELMAEGGSIVTLTYLGGERAIPNYNVMGVAKASLDASVRYLAADLGKHNIRVNSISAGPIRTLSAKGVSDFNSILRDIEERAPLRRNTTPEEVGDTAVFLFSDMSRGITGENIHVDSGFHIL, from the coding sequence ATGACTCTTTCATTGAACGGTAAAACATATGTAGTAATGGGTGTAGCCAATAAAAGGAGCATCGCCTGGGGTATTGCTCAATCTCTCCACAATGCCCGGGCAAATTTGATTTTCACTTATGCAGGAGAACGCCTGGAAAAGAGCGTACGCGAACTTGCGGCATCCCTGGATGAAAATTATTTAGTCCTGCCTTGCGATGTAACAAGTGATGAAGATGTCGCTAAATGCTTCAAGGACATCAAGGAAGCTTCTGGCACGATTTATGGTGTTGCACACTGTATCGCATTCGCGAACAAGGAAGAACTGCAGGGCGACTATATGAATGTGTCACGCGATGGATTCCTGCTGGCCCATAATATCAGTGCATACTCACTGACTGCCGTCGCCAAGGAAGCGAAAGAGCTGATGGCTGAAGGCGGAAGCATTGTGACATTGACTTACCTGGGCGGGGAACGCGCAATCCCGAACTATAATGTCATGGGTGTCGCAAAAGCATCCCTGGATGCAAGTGTCCGCTATCTTGCTGCAGACTTAGGAAAGCATAATATCCGTGTGAACTCTATTTCGGCAGGACCAATCCGTACACTGTCTGCTAAAGGTGTAAGTGACTTTAATTCAATCTTGAGGGATATTGAAGAAAGAGCTCCGCTTCGCCGCAACACTACTCCTGAGGAAGTAGGCGACACAGCGGTATTCCTGTTCAGCGACATGTCACGAGGAATCACCGGCGAGAATATCCATGTTGATTCAGGGTTCCATATCCTATAA